A single genomic interval of Pseudomonadota bacterium harbors:
- a CDS encoding CHAT domain-containing protein — protein MHRPIAYSIRLAVLVLLVLAAGTLRLAGAEALLPMPQLAAGDAAGSVAPSPASPAPVRKTSPPPASPVPQPEASSPAAPLMAPPRTIADITEILDKQKPDPAKRAANFAAADKEPPKGLEPAALADFYFQRGLAAGEIGRSQQRLADLKQASELGKRANIAPALLGAYLQQLTGALQGAGDTRAALELVDERLRLMAQSQQLTALFGLYAQKISLALTLGQLAMASDAMAQAEAFMGTYSNLQRVPTHMRDAARTTLLSARAQIAQDTGRYAEAEATLREALSLFTKNVLPNEGQFPVAPGTFADAQDRYLNGLTLSLMSQGRLIEAEAESRRSLLGRLERRGRYAAESATEILLLAQVLYEQGRYAEAERLADAARDILENLGHGKGSGFLANTRRWIAQSQSAAGKHEATQATYAALERDIGDEPGLRRKFLDGNINYGLVLLRSNRSEEAIRIIQNVAEQNAKRLGEKAYATAEARGWLGAALVRAGQNDRALKEFLMALPILTSASREANDNSEAGGSIAERDRRAQKIIEAYLGLLADSKGAAAAAETFHLAEAVRGRSVERALAASAARGAASDPALAELVRREQDAQKQIAALQGMLTNVLSLPTNEQDQAAVQKLREQIDQLRDARARLREEIERSFPDYVNLIDPRPATIEQAQKSLRPGEALIATYAGEERLFVWAIPQQGSAAFAAAKVGDREIASMVSELRKALDPNASSLEEVPEFDLAMAYKLYELILKPIETGWGKAEGLMFVPHKALGQLPMALLVTEPIKLPAKTKLPFAHYKAVPFLVRKVAVTQLPSVASLATLRSLPPPKGARIAFIGFGDPWFSPEQAEQALAEANPGPLKTRGAPKTAQLQTRGIPLVRRSAPATQGVNSAELAMLPRLPDTAEEVRNIALALNADLTKDVILGAAANEKTVRSMNLADRRIIVFATHGLVPGDLNGLTQPALALSSPAVAKIDGDGLLTMEKILGLKLNADWVVLSACNTATAAGAGAEAVSGLGRAFFYAGTRALLVSNWPVETSSAKTLTTDLFRRQAEKAGLGRGEAMRQAELALIDGPGYLDPESKAPLFSYAHPIFWAPFTVVGDGGSTL, from the coding sequence ATGCACCGTCCGATCGCCTACTCAATCCGTCTGGCCGTGCTGGTGCTTTTGGTGCTGGCCGCCGGGACCCTGCGCCTCGCCGGTGCTGAGGCGCTCTTGCCGATGCCGCAACTCGCGGCCGGAGACGCGGCCGGATCGGTCGCGCCATCCCCCGCCTCACCCGCGCCCGTTCGCAAGACGTCGCCTCCGCCGGCAAGCCCGGTGCCGCAGCCCGAGGCGAGCAGCCCCGCAGCACCGCTCATGGCGCCGCCGCGGACGATCGCGGATATCACCGAGATCCTCGACAAGCAGAAGCCGGACCCCGCCAAGCGTGCCGCCAACTTTGCGGCGGCGGATAAGGAACCGCCCAAGGGGTTGGAACCGGCGGCGCTGGCGGATTTCTATTTCCAACGCGGACTCGCCGCGGGCGAGATCGGCCGCTCGCAGCAACGGCTCGCGGACCTGAAGCAGGCCTCCGAACTTGGCAAGCGCGCGAATATCGCGCCTGCCTTGCTGGGGGCTTACCTGCAGCAACTGACCGGCGCCCTTCAAGGCGCAGGCGATACCAGGGCGGCCCTCGAGCTGGTCGACGAGCGTCTGCGGCTCATGGCCCAGTCGCAACAATTGACCGCCCTCTTTGGCTTATATGCTCAAAAGATCTCGCTCGCGCTGACCCTTGGGCAGCTTGCTATGGCGAGCGACGCCATGGCTCAGGCAGAGGCGTTTATGGGTACCTATTCCAACTTGCAGCGGGTGCCGACACACATGCGCGATGCTGCGCGCACGACGCTTCTTTCAGCTCGCGCCCAGATCGCGCAAGACACCGGTCGCTACGCCGAGGCCGAAGCGACCTTGCGCGAGGCCTTGTCTCTCTTCACGAAGAATGTGCTTCCAAACGAAGGCCAGTTCCCGGTTGCGCCTGGAACCTTCGCCGATGCGCAGGACCGCTATCTCAACGGCCTCACCCTGTCGTTGATGTCCCAGGGTCGGCTCATCGAGGCCGAGGCCGAGTCACGCCGCTCGCTGTTGGGCCGGCTTGAACGACGGGGACGCTACGCCGCCGAGAGCGCAACCGAAATTCTCCTTCTCGCGCAAGTGCTGTACGAGCAGGGACGCTATGCCGAGGCCGAGCGTCTGGCCGACGCCGCTCGCGACATCCTGGAAAATCTCGGGCATGGCAAGGGATCCGGTTTCCTCGCCAACACAAGGCGCTGGATCGCCCAATCGCAGTCGGCCGCAGGCAAGCACGAGGCGACGCAGGCGACCTATGCGGCGCTCGAACGGGACATCGGCGATGAGCCGGGGCTGCGCCGAAAGTTCCTCGATGGCAACATTAACTATGGCCTGGTCTTGCTTCGATCCAATCGGAGCGAAGAGGCGATCCGCATCATCCAAAACGTCGCCGAGCAAAATGCGAAACGGCTGGGCGAGAAGGCCTATGCGACCGCCGAGGCGCGGGGCTGGCTCGGCGCGGCGCTGGTGCGTGCCGGGCAAAATGATCGAGCGCTCAAGGAGTTCTTGATGGCGCTACCGATCCTGACCTCGGCCTCGCGCGAGGCCAATGACAATAGCGAGGCCGGCGGCTCGATTGCCGAGCGCGATCGACGGGCGCAGAAGATCATCGAGGCTTATTTGGGCCTGCTTGCCGACTCTAAGGGTGCGGCGGCCGCCGCTGAAACCTTCCACCTGGCCGAGGCGGTGCGCGGTCGATCGGTTGAGCGGGCACTCGCCGCCTCCGCCGCCCGCGGCGCCGCCTCCGATCCGGCGCTGGCCGAGCTGGTACGACGCGAGCAGGATGCGCAAAAGCAGATCGCTGCTCTGCAGGGCATGCTGACTAATGTTCTATCCCTGCCGACGAACGAGCAGGATCAAGCGGCGGTGCAGAAACTGCGGGAGCAGATCGATCAGCTCCGAGATGCGCGCGCGCGGCTCAGGGAGGAGATCGAGCGAAGCTTCCCGGACTACGTGAACCTGATCGACCCGAGACCGGCGACGATCGAGCAGGCGCAAAAAAGCCTCCGTCCCGGCGAGGCGCTGATTGCCACCTATGCTGGCGAGGAGCGTTTGTTCGTCTGGGCGATCCCGCAACAAGGCTCGGCCGCCTTCGCCGCGGCCAAGGTCGGCGATCGCGAGATCGCTTCCATGGTCTCCGAACTCCGCAAGGCGCTGGATCCGAACGCGTCCAGCCTGGAGGAGGTGCCGGAGTTCGACCTGGCGATGGCCTACAAGCTCTACGAGCTCATCTTGAAGCCGATCGAGACCGGCTGGGGGAAGGCGGAGGGCCTGATGTTCGTGCCGCACAAGGCGCTGGGCCAGCTGCCGATGGCGCTCTTGGTGACCGAGCCCATCAAGCTGCCGGCGAAGACCAAGCTGCCCTTTGCGCACTACAAGGCGGTGCCGTTCCTGGTGCGCAAGGTGGCGGTGACCCAGCTGCCTTCGGTTGCCTCGCTGGCGACCTTGCGCTCGCTGCCGCCGCCCAAGGGTGCGCGCATCGCCTTCATCGGCTTCGGCGACCCTTGGTTCAGCCCGGAGCAGGCCGAGCAGGCGCTGGCCGAGGCCAACCCCGGCCCGCTGAAGACGCGGGGGGCGCCCAAGACCGCGCAGCTGCAGACCCGCGGCATTCCCTTGGTGCGTCGCAGCGCGCCGGCGACCCAAGGTGTGAACAGCGCCGAGCTGGCGATGCTGCCGCGGTTGCCGGACACCGCCGAGGAGGTCCGCAACATCGCGCTGGCGCTCAACGCCGATCTCACCAAGGACGTGATCCTCGGCGCCGCGGCCAATGAGAAGACCGTCCGGTCGATGAACCTCGCCGACCGTCGCATCATCGTCTTCGCCACCCATGGATTGGTGCCGGGCGATCTCAATGGGCTGACACAGCCGGCCCTGGCGCTGTCTTCGCCGGCGGTGGCGAAGATCGACGGCGATGGCCTCTTGACCATGGAGAAGATCCTCGGCCTCAAGCTCAACGCCGACTGGGTGGTGCTGTCGGCCTGCAACACCGCGACCGCCGCCGGCGCCGGTGCTGAGGCCGTCTCCGGCCTCGGCCGCGCCTTCTTCTATGCCGGCACAAGGGCGCTCCTGGTCTCCAATTGGCCGGTGGAGACGAGCTCGGCCAAGACGCTGACCACCGATCTCTTCCGCCGCCAGGCGGAGAAGGCCGGGCTTGGACGTGGCGAGGCGATGCGCCAGGCCGAGCTGGCGCTGATCGACGGTCCGGGATATCTCGACCCCGAGAGCAAAGCGCCGTTGTTCTCCTACGCCCATCCGATCTTCTGGGCGCCGTTCACCGTCGTCGGCGACGGCGGCAGCACGCTGTAG
- a CDS encoding GNAT family N-acetyltransferase, producing MTAITIRPLAQGDHALWYPLWRAYQVFYKVDIAKEVSDVTWARLNDPAEPMGGAIALQDGGAVGIVHHIRHRSCWTTGDYCYLQDLYVDQTVRGQGVGRRLIQHVYDLARSGGCSRVYWLTHETNHTAMQLYDRIGDRSGFIQYRKIL from the coding sequence ATGACCGCCATCACCATACGTCCCTTGGCACAAGGCGATCACGCCCTCTGGTATCCGCTCTGGCGGGCCTATCAGGTCTTCTACAAGGTCGATATCGCCAAAGAGGTGAGCGACGTCACCTGGGCGCGGCTCAACGATCCGGCCGAGCCTATGGGCGGCGCCATCGCCCTCCAAGACGGCGGCGCCGTCGGCATCGTGCACCACATCCGTCACCGCTCCTGCTGGACCACGGGCGACTATTGCTATCTGCAGGATCTCTACGTCGATCAGACGGTGCGCGGCCAGGGCGTCGGCAGGCGCCTCATCCAGCATGTCTACGATCTGGCGCGAAGCGGCGGCTGCTCCCGGGTCTATTGGCTGACCCACGAGACCAATCACACCGCCATGCAGCTCTACGACCGCATCGGCGACCGCTCCGGCTTCATCCAGTACCGCAAGATCCTCTGA
- a CDS encoding 3-deoxy-7-phosphoheptulonate synthase produces the protein MHRHPESRQPHWRLFCAAGVVKPRGDHTVTSTTDDVRIREIKELIAPADVIDEFPRTDAATRTVANCRLALHDILHGADGRLAVVVGPCSIHDPTAALDYAGRLVGMRRRLGGALEIIMRVYFEKPRTTVGWKGLINDPNLDGSFEINKGLRLARKLLLEINGAGLPAGCEFLDTTTPQYIADLVGWGAIGARTTESQIHREMASGLSCPVGFKNGTDGNVRIAVDAVMSASQPHHFLAVTKGGRSAIAATKGNDDCHIILRGGKTPNFDAASVNAACGELDRSGLPPVVMIDASHSNSAKDPEKQPRVIEDVSQQIEAGDSRIVGVMVESNLVGGRQELIADRPLVYGQSITDGCIGWDTSVRVLERLAAAVEQRQQSRALNAASPGQNIRSIQTARRN, from the coding sequence ATGCATAGACACCCCGAAAGCCGCCAGCCTCACTGGCGGCTTTTTTGTGCCGCCGGTGTGGTGAAACCCCGAGGAGACCACACCGTGACAAGCACGACCGATGACGTTCGGATCCGAGAGATCAAGGAACTCATTGCTCCCGCGGACGTCATAGATGAATTCCCGCGCACCGACGCGGCGACCCGCACGGTCGCCAACTGTCGTCTCGCTCTGCACGACATTCTGCATGGTGCCGATGGCCGCCTTGCGGTAGTAGTCGGACCTTGCTCAATCCATGATCCGACAGCCGCACTCGACTATGCGGGTCGGCTCGTCGGCATGCGCCGGCGCTTAGGCGGTGCGCTCGAAATCATCATGCGAGTCTATTTCGAGAAGCCACGCACGACCGTCGGCTGGAAGGGACTGATCAACGACCCCAACCTCGACGGCAGCTTCGAAATCAACAAGGGCCTGCGGCTCGCGCGCAAATTGCTGCTTGAGATCAACGGTGCGGGCTTGCCTGCCGGCTGCGAATTTCTGGACACGACGACACCGCAATATATTGCCGACCTCGTCGGGTGGGGCGCCATTGGCGCGCGCACGACGGAAAGCCAGATCCATCGAGAAATGGCCTCGGGCCTCTCCTGCCCGGTTGGATTCAAGAACGGAACCGACGGCAATGTGAGGATTGCGGTCGATGCGGTCATGTCAGCCTCGCAGCCGCATCATTTCCTTGCCGTAACCAAAGGCGGCCGCTCTGCCATCGCGGCCACGAAGGGCAACGATGATTGCCACATCATTCTGCGTGGCGGCAAGACGCCAAACTTCGATGCAGCAAGTGTCAACGCCGCTTGCGGAGAGCTGGATCGATCCGGGCTGCCTCCGGTCGTCATGATCGATGCTAGCCATTCCAACAGCGCCAAGGACCCGGAGAAGCAGCCCCGGGTCATCGAAGATGTGTCGCAGCAGATCGAGGCGGGCGACAGCCGCATTGTCGGTGTCATGGTGGAGAGTAATCTGGTGGGCGGGCGCCAGGAACTCATCGCCGACCGACCGCTTGTCTATGGCCAAAGTATCACTGACGGCTGTATCGGCTGGGATACATCGGTCAGAGTGCTCGAACGGCTGGCGGCGGCCGTGGAACAACGGCAGCAGTCGCGAGCCCTGAACGCCGCTTCACCCGGTCAAAATATCCGTTCGATTCAGACTGCGAGACGAAATTGA
- a CDS encoding cupin domain-containing protein, whose product MDPKTRTRVGDLDLLPFPPGRLSKQAFDTGAIELRHYAPKGVDNQVPHDQDELYVVISGTGSFKRAGETVPFAAGDVLFAAAHEEHRFLNFSEDFQTWVLFYGPKRAK is encoded by the coding sequence ATGGATCCCAAGACCAGAACCCGCGTCGGCGATCTCGACCTGCTGCCGTTTCCGCCGGGGCGTCTGTCGAAGCAGGCCTTCGATACCGGCGCGATCGAGCTGCGGCACTACGCGCCCAAGGGCGTCGACAATCAGGTGCCCCATGACCAGGACGAGCTCTATGTGGTGATCAGCGGCACCGGCTCCTTCAAGCGGGCGGGCGAGACGGTCCCGTTCGCGGCCGGCGACGTGCTGTTCGCCGCCGCCCATGAAGAACACCGCTTTCTGAATTTCTCCGAGGATTTCCAGACCTGGGTGCTGTTCTACGGGCCGAAGCGGGCGAAATGA
- a CDS encoding class II aldolase/adducin family protein yields the protein MTGSGDAGTLPASDLIDELVIGNKILSHQKVVDAFGHLSVRHDKDPTRYLMSRHLAPGLVTEADIVTFDLDSNPIVDKGQRYYSERYIHGEIYKARPEIVAVVHCHARELIPYGATGTLLRPIFHMSGFLGAGVPIFEIREAAGMTNMLVRTPALGKALAKSLGDKPVVLMRGHGATMVGKSIKQVVYRSIYASVNAQLQMDAVKLGQPIFLADEEAKKAAEANDGSLDRAWNYWKHEALGE from the coding sequence ATGACCGGATCGGGGGACGCCGGCACCTTGCCCGCCTCTGATCTGATCGACGAGCTCGTCATCGGCAACAAGATCCTGTCGCACCAGAAGGTGGTCGACGCCTTCGGGCATCTGAGCGTGCGTCACGACAAAGATCCAACCCGGTACCTGATGTCCCGCCACCTGGCGCCGGGCCTGGTGACGGAAGCCGACATCGTGACCTTCGATCTCGACAGCAATCCGATCGTCGACAAGGGCCAGCGCTATTACAGCGAGCGCTACATTCACGGCGAGATCTACAAGGCGCGGCCCGAGATCGTCGCCGTGGTGCATTGCCATGCCCGCGAGCTCATTCCCTATGGTGCTACGGGAACGCTGCTGCGCCCGATCTTTCACATGAGCGGCTTTCTCGGCGCCGGCGTGCCGATCTTCGAGATCCGCGAGGCCGCCGGCATGACCAACATGCTGGTGAGGACGCCGGCCTTGGGCAAGGCTCTCGCCAAATCCCTCGGCGACAAGCCCGTGGTGCTGATGCGCGGTCATGGCGCCACCATGGTCGGCAAGTCGATCAAGCAGGTGGTCTATCGCTCGATCTACGCATCGGTGAACGCCCAGCTGCAGATGGACGCGGTCAAGCTGGGCCAGCCGATCTTTCTCGCCGATGAAGAAGCAAAGAAAGCGGCGGAGGCCAATGACGGCTCGCTCGACCGCGCCTGGAACTATTGGAAGCATGAGGCATTGGGAGAATGA
- a CDS encoding ABC transporter substrate-binding protein: protein MRSMLGVTMLAGAVLAATLGGAVPGATAADPPKPWRHGLLEAKSDAGIILMPSRGGFAVKQGLALEIVQIKSDITGLQALLAGELDSFEGGIGGSIKVAARGVDVKFVGCFWQGLPHGIFVKAGIASVEQLRGKAFAISAPGAMPDSLARALLDKHSIPSADVRFVNLGSDLDRFKALAAGVVDAAVVSGEYLPIAQDQGLKLLVPGREVLPNYIRNCTMMTGKTLAGRPEDAVRFLAAEISGLRYALSHREEALKLAREITEAKPGDPRAAYIFDDAVSSGAVDPDMPIPIEKIAWMQDLLVRSGDMTQPGDVAKMIDPRPREKALALLGP from the coding sequence ATGCGATCGATGCTCGGCGTGACGATGCTTGCCGGCGCAGTCTTGGCGGCAACGCTCGGCGGTGCCGTGCCGGGAGCGACCGCAGCCGATCCGCCGAAGCCATGGCGCCACGGCCTCCTGGAGGCGAAGAGCGACGCCGGCATCATCTTGATGCCGAGCCGCGGCGGCTTTGCCGTAAAACAGGGGCTGGCGCTGGAGATCGTACAGATCAAGAGTGACATCACCGGCCTGCAGGCTTTGCTCGCCGGCGAGCTGGATAGCTTCGAGGGCGGCATCGGCGGCTCGATCAAGGTTGCCGCGCGGGGCGTCGATGTGAAGTTCGTCGGTTGCTTCTGGCAGGGCCTGCCGCACGGGATCTTCGTCAAGGCCGGGATCGCCAGTGTCGAGCAGCTCAGGGGCAAGGCCTTCGCCATCTCAGCCCCGGGGGCGATGCCGGATTCGCTGGCCCGAGCGCTCCTCGACAAGCACAGCATTCCGTCGGCCGACGTGCGCTTCGTCAATCTCGGCAGCGATCTCGATCGCTTCAAGGCGCTGGCCGCCGGCGTGGTCGATGCCGCGGTCGTCTCCGGGGAATACCTGCCGATCGCCCAGGATCAGGGTCTGAAGCTCCTGGTTCCTGGCCGCGAGGTGCTGCCGAACTACATACGCAACTGCACGATGATGACCGGCAAGACCCTGGCCGGGCGCCCCGAGGATGCTGTCCGCTTCCTCGCCGCGGAAATTTCCGGTCTCCGCTATGCGCTCTCCCACCGCGAGGAAGCCCTCAAGCTGGCGCGAGAGATCACCGAAGCCAAGCCCGGCGATCCGCGCGCGGCCTATATTTTCGACGACGCCGTCAGCTCGGGCGCCGTCGACCCCGACATGCCGATTCCGATCGAGAAGATCGCCTGGATGCAGGACCTCCTGGTCAGGAGCGGCGACATGACCCAGCCCGGCGACGTGGCGAAGATGATCGATCCCAGGCCGCGGGAGAAGGCGCTGGCGCTCCTCGGTCCGTGA
- a CDS encoding ABC transporter ATP-binding protein: protein MAVVRLIEISKRFPVRIRGAAHSVLAVDRVSLTVGDGEIVAIIGPSGCGKTTALRIVMGLETATSGRVLVDEREVRGCGYDRGMVFQQAQLLPWLTALQNVMFALELKGMQGSELRDTAVSCLDLVGLADSLDRRPHQLSGGMQQRVGIARALAIDPKVLLLDEPFGAIDAQTREGLQEEFLRIHASSGKTVLFVTHDLDEAVLVADRVAVMREGRLQEIIEVPLERPRGDSAAIRALPAFVETRHLIWQALRVAKEPVN from the coding sequence GTGGCCGTGGTGAGGCTGATCGAGATCTCCAAGCGCTTCCCGGTCCGTATCCGCGGTGCCGCGCACAGCGTCTTGGCGGTCGACCGCGTGAGCCTCACCGTCGGCGACGGCGAGATCGTGGCGATCATCGGACCGAGCGGCTGCGGCAAGACCACGGCGCTGCGCATCGTCATGGGGCTGGAGACGGCGACCAGCGGGCGCGTGCTGGTGGACGAGCGGGAGGTCCGCGGCTGCGGCTATGATCGCGGCATGGTCTTTCAGCAGGCCCAGCTCCTGCCCTGGCTGACGGCCTTGCAGAATGTGATGTTCGCCCTCGAGCTGAAAGGGATGCAGGGGAGCGAGCTGCGCGATACGGCAGTCTCCTGTCTCGATCTCGTCGGGCTCGCGGACTCGCTGGATCGCCGGCCGCACCAGCTCTCCGGCGGCATGCAGCAGCGCGTCGGCATCGCCCGCGCCCTGGCGATCGATCCGAAGGTGCTGCTGTTGGACGAGCCCTTCGGCGCCATCGACGCGCAGACGCGCGAGGGGCTGCAGGAGGAGTTCCTCAGAATCCACGCAAGCAGCGGCAAGACGGTCTTGTTCGTGACCCACGACCTGGATGAGGCAGTCTTGGTCGCCGATCGGGTGGCGGTGATGAGGGAAGGACGCCTGCAGGAGATCATCGAGGTGCCGCTGGAGCGGCCGCGGGGCGACTCGGCGGCGATCAGGGCGCTCCCGGCTTTCGTGGAGACCCGCCACCTGATCTGGCAGGCGCTCCGGGTTGCCAAGGAGCCGGTCAATTGA
- a CDS encoding ABC transporter permease, with the protein MTPRETNEASSRPIPSWVVTLSSLAVFLGAWELFGRDINPVFGSYPSAIAIAFGELVANGKLVAALHDSLRPFLLGYALAIVVGVPLGLVIGRFRILEAALGIYITAGYAMPLVALVPLLILWLGLGFAVKVAIVFLMSLFPIAINTWLGVAAVPKTLIEVGKSFVASDMTILRRIILPATLPYILAGTRLAVGRAVVAMVIAEFFTTISGLGAIIINSANNFDTARMFVPIVVLMALAIGLNALIGALERRLAPWQAELSGREDR; encoded by the coding sequence TTGACCCCGCGCGAGACGAACGAAGCGTCGTCGCGGCCGATCCCGAGCTGGGTGGTGACGCTCTCCTCGCTGGCGGTGTTCCTCGGTGCTTGGGAGCTCTTCGGCCGCGACATCAATCCGGTCTTCGGTTCCTATCCGAGCGCCATCGCGATCGCCTTCGGGGAGCTGGTCGCCAACGGCAAGCTCGTCGCGGCCCTCCATGACAGCCTCAGACCCTTCCTCCTCGGCTACGCCTTGGCGATCGTCGTCGGCGTGCCGCTCGGCCTGGTGATCGGGCGGTTTCGGATCTTGGAGGCAGCGCTCGGCATCTACATCACCGCCGGCTATGCCATGCCGCTGGTGGCTCTGGTGCCGTTGCTGATCCTGTGGCTCGGCCTCGGCTTTGCCGTCAAGGTCGCGATCGTGTTTCTGATGTCGCTGTTTCCGATCGCGATCAACACCTGGCTGGGGGTCGCCGCGGTGCCTAAGACCCTGATCGAGGTGGGCAAGTCCTTCGTCGCCTCGGATATGACGATCCTGCGACGGATCATCCTGCCGGCGACCTTGCCCTACATCCTGGCCGGCACCCGGCTGGCGGTCGGCCGAGCGGTGGTCGCCATGGTGATCGCGGAGTTCTTCACCACCATTTCCGGGCTGGGTGCGATCATCATCAATTCGGCCAACAATTTCGACACGGCGCGCATGTTCGTGCCGATCGTGGTGCTGATGGCGTTGGCGATCGGCCTCAATGCGCTCATCGGCGCCCTCGAGCGGCGGCTCGCACCCTGGCAGGCGGAGCTATCCGGCCGCGAGGATCGCTGA
- a CDS encoding cyclic nucleotide-binding domain-containing protein, with translation MIDNPNASGARAATRVLDRRLFQIGQMIFRADEPGSHAFLIKRGAVDIYKVHDGQEIVIATLGANEIFGEMALFNTGRRSTNARAAGPTECVVLTTGNLEKLLEDATPGVAALMRTLVRRLTELNDRIEVCPETGRFRIPAA, from the coding sequence ATGATCGACAATCCGAATGCGTCCGGCGCGCGCGCGGCGACGCGCGTGCTGGATCGTCGGCTGTTCCAGATAGGCCAAATGATCTTCCGCGCCGACGAGCCGGGCTCCCATGCTTTTCTCATCAAGCGGGGCGCGGTCGACATCTACAAGGTGCATGACGGTCAGGAGATCGTCATCGCCACGCTCGGAGCGAACGAGATCTTCGGCGAGATGGCGCTGTTCAATACCGGCCGGCGCAGCACCAACGCGCGCGCCGCCGGGCCGACGGAGTGCGTGGTGCTGACCACGGGCAATCTCGAGAAGCTGCTGGAGGACGCCACTCCCGGCGTGGCGGCGCTCATGCGGACCTTGGTGCGCCGACTGACCGAGCTCAACGACCGGATCGAGGTCTGCCCGGAGACCGGCCGCTTCCGGATTCCCGCGGCCTAG